The DNA window CGCCACACGGCCCGCAGCGCGGCCTGGCCCACGGCCAGCTGGGTCGCGGCCCCCTCGACCAGACTGGCGTAGTCCGCGCGGATCGCCGGCGGGGCGGACCGCGCCGCCGCACGGGCCGCGAGCAGCGGCGCCCCGGCCCGCGCGAAGATCTCGTCGGGGTCCGCCTCACCCGCGCCGAGCCGGGACAGCACATGCTCCAGTTCGGTCGCCGCGACGGTCATCCGACCGACCGCCGCCAGCGTCTCCTCGGCCAGCTTCACCACGCCGCGACCCTACCCCCGACGGCCGGGCCGCGCCTCAGCCCGCGCGCAGGGCGTCGTCCACCCCGGTCTCCCGGCGCCCCAGGTGCACCGGATCCCGGCCGGAGAGGACGTCCACCGTGGCCTTGACGCAGGCCCCGTACTCCCGGGTGGCGCTGACCCGCCAGCGTTGCGCGTACCGCCGGGCGGTGTCGTCGCCCACGCCGTTGGCGGCCACACCGAGGTGCCGGCAGACCGACACGGCCCGGGCCAGGTGGAAGGACTGGGTCACCACGGTCGCCCGCTCCACGCCGAAGACGCGCCGGGCCCGGGCGCAGGAGTCGTAGGTGTCGAAGCCGGCGTGGTCGAGCACCACCTTCTCGGCCGGCACGCCCCGGTCGACGAGCCAGCGCCGCATGGCGTCGGGCTCGTCGTAGT is part of the Micromonospora halotolerans genome and encodes:
- a CDS encoding SanA/YdcF family protein, with product MRGLFARVRGWCTDRRPTVRRIRRTVVVVVAGAALVAAGTAASVAWVRSGAKGHLFTEADVPEAPVALVLGTKVEADGTPSPFLAARLEIAQRLLAAGKVRVILVSGDHMNDDYDEPDAMRRWLVDRGVPAEKVVLDHAGFDTYDSCARARRVFGVERATVVTQSFHLARAVSVCRHLGVAANGVGDDTARRYAQRWRVSATREYGACVKATVDVLSGRDPVHLGRRETGVDDALRAG